One Aphelocoma coerulescens isolate FSJ_1873_10779 chromosome 5, UR_Acoe_1.0, whole genome shotgun sequence DNA segment encodes these proteins:
- the INSM2 gene encoding insulinoma-associated protein 2, which produces MPRGFLVKRSRRPGGSYRARPRERDRDRDRDRDRDPPPAPPPPPAGGDSPAARQVAEEKGEEEKGAVAACPATWPPGGGCGSSGLTPPEGPAAWGATGPCSVAGPRAALFERCLSSPASAESFPLAASFPPAEKLLLQPRTPLPAPLLPSVPALKRPSRAKAQAKKGKATRKLSFADEVTTSPVLGLRIKEEGPEGRPGPPPGRTPLGEFICQLCKEQYADPLALAQHRCSRIVRVEYRCPECHKIFSCPANLASHRRWHKPRPGPSTEGAASAPPGKENSPERRPRGPATPQPPPPTRQHRGGADSAGGAPAAPGSGPGLAHRGAPGPGGGPGGEAFACPCCQKRFRRQAYLRKHLGTHGAARPAAFGPPERGPLTFACHLCGARFPSADIRDKHRLWHAVREELLLPPPPPAGVPESGAAGGERQGFPCKHCPATFFSAPGLARHASKCHPPESRQVLLLQVPVRPGC; this is translated from the coding sequence ATGCCGCGCGGCTTCCTCGTCAAGCGCAGCCGGCGCCCCGGCGGCTCCTACCGGGCGCGCCCGAGGgagcgggaccgggaccgggaccgggaccgggaccgggaccctccgcccgccccgccgccgccgcccgctgGCGGGGACAGCCCCGCCGCTAGACAGGTAGCGGAGGAGAAGGgcgaggaggagaagggagccGTCGCCGCTTGCCCCGCGACGTGGCCCCCCGGCGGTGGCTGTGGCAGCTCCGGGCTTACCCCGCCGGAGGGTCCGGCCGCCTGGGGGGCGACGGGGCCGTGCAGCGtggcggggccgcgggcggcTCTCTTCGAGCGGTGTCTCAGCTCCCCCGCCTCCGCCGAGTCCTTCCCCCTGGCCGCGTCCTTCCCGCCCGccgagaagctgctgctgcagccgcGCACGCCGCTGCCCGCCCCGCTTCTGCCGTCGGTGCCCGCGCTGAAGCGGCCGTCTCGGGCCAAGGCGCAGGCCAAGAAGGGCAAGGCCACGCGGAAGCTGAGCTTCGCCGACGAGGTGACCACCTCGCCCGTGCTGGGGCTGCGCATCAAAGAGGAGGGGCCCGAGGGccggccggggccgccgcccggGCGCACGCCGCTGGGCGAGTTCATCTGCCAGCTGTGCAAGGAGCAGTACGCGGACCCGCTGGCGCTGGCCCAGCACCGCTGCTCCCGCATCGTGCGCGTCGAGTACCGCTGTCCCGAGTGCCACAAGATCTTCAGTTGTCCCGCCAACCTGGCCTCGCACCGCCGCTGGCACAAGCCACGTCCCGGCCCCAGCACCGAAGGCGCCGCCTCCGCCCCGCCGGGCAAGGAGAACAGCCCCgagcggcggccccgcggccccgccacACCCCAGCCACCGCCGCCGACTCGTCAGCACCGCGGCGGCGCGGACAGCGCCGGCGGCGCCCCGGCCGCCCCCGGCTCCGGCCCCGGCCTAGCTCACCGCGGCGCTCCCGGTccgggcggcggccccggcggggaGGCGTTCGCCTGCCCCTGCTGCCAAAAGCGGTTCCGGCGGCAGGCTTACCTCCGTAAGCACCTGGGCACCCACGGGGCAGCGCGGCCTGCCGCCTTCGGCCCGCCGGAGCGCGGGCCCCTCACCTTCGCCTGCCACCTCTGCGGCGCCCGCTTTCCCTCGGCGGACATCAGGGACAAGCACCGGCTGTGGCACGCCGtgcgggaggagctgctgctgcctccgccgccgcccgccggggTGCCCGAgagcggcgcggcgggcggcgagcggcaGGGCTTCCCTTGCAAGCACTGCCCCGCCACCTTCTTCAGCGCGCCCGGGCTGGCGCGGCACGCCAGCAAGTGCCACCCGCCGGAGAGcaggcaggtcctgctgctccaggtgccCGTCCGGCCGGGCTGCTAg